A portion of the Carya illinoinensis cultivar Pawnee chromosome 11, C.illinoinensisPawnee_v1, whole genome shotgun sequence genome contains these proteins:
- the LOC122281865 gene encoding fimbrin-1-like has product MTSFVGVFVSDQWLQSQFTQVELRSLKTKFISVKNQLGKVTAGDLPPLMVKLKTFKEFSEEEIRGILGESGCDLSNEIDFEAFLRAYLNLQGRATAKVGGSKNSWSFLKATTTTLLHTISESEKAAYVAHINSYLGDDPFLGQYLPLDPATNSLFDLAKDGVLLCKLINVAVPNTIDERAINTKRILNPWERNENHTLCLNSAKAIGCTVVNIGTQDLVEGRPHLVLGLISQIIKIQLLADLNLKKTPQLVELVDDCNDVEELMSLPPDKVLLKWMNFHIQKAGYKKLVTNFSSDLKDGEAYAYLLNVLAPEHCSPTTLDAKDPTERAKLILDHAERMDCKRYLTPNDIVEGSPNLNLAFVAQIFHQRNGLSTDSKKISYAEMMTDDVQTSREERCFRLWINSLGIATYVNNVFEDVRNGWILLEVLDKVSPGSVNWRQASKPPIKMPFRKVENCNQVIRIGKQMKFSLVNLAGNDIVQGNKKLILAFLWQLMRFNMLQLLKNLRSHSQGKDITDADILNWANDKVKRTARSSQVQSFKDRSLSNGIFFLELLSSVEPRVVNWNLVTKGESDEEKRLNATYIISVARKLGCSIFLLPEDIMEVNQKMLLMLTASIMYWSLQKAVEEAESSPSPADTSSCSTITDASPSPSINGEDEISSLCGEVSNLSFDDAASDSTVSSLVENEVNSVGE; this is encoded by the exons ATGACAAGTTTCGTGGGTGTTTTCGTTTCGGATCAATGGCTTCAAAGCCAGTTCACACAGGTCGAGCTTCGCAGCCTCAAAACCAAA TTTATCTCAGTAAAGAATCAGCTTGGTAAAGTTACAGCTGGAGACTTGCCACCTTTAATGGTGAAGCTAAAGACATTTAAGGAGTTTTCTGAGGAGGAGATTAGAGGGATTTTGGGCGAATCAGGTTGTGATTTGAGCaatgaaattgattttgaagcCTTCCTTAGG GCATATTTGAATTTGCAAGGTCGAGCTACAGCAAAAGTGGGTGGTTCAAAAAACTCTTGGTCATTCCTTAAGGCCACCACAACTACTCTTCTTCACACAATCAGTGAATCAGAGAAAGCCGCTTATGTGGCTCACATAAACAGCTATCTTGGGGACGACCCATTTCTGGGGCAATATCTTCCATTAGATCCCGCTACGAATAGTCTATTTGATCTTGCAAAAGATGGAGTTCTTCTATG TAAGCTTATCAATGTTGCTGTGCCTAATACAATTGATGAAAGGGCTATCAACACCAAAAGGATACTCAACCCATGGGAGAGGAATGAGAATCATACTCTGTGCCTCAACTCTGCAAAGGCTATTGGCTGCACAGTAGTTAACATTGGTACACAGGACTTGGTTGAAGGAAGA CCTCATCTGGTTCTAGGGTTAATCTCCCAAATTATAAAG ATACAATTGTTGGCAGATCTTAACCTTAAGAAGACACCTCAGCTTGTGGAACTGGTGGATGATTGCAAT GATGTTGAAGAGCTTATGAGTTTACCTCCCGACAAGGTTTTATTGAAATGGATGAATTTTCATATCCAGAAAGCAGGCTATAAGAAACTGGTTACAAATTTTTCTTCCGACTTGAAG GATGGAGAAGCTTATGCCTACCTTCTAAATGTTCTGGCTCCGGAACACTGCAGTCCAACCACTTTGGATGCCAAGGACCCCACTGAAAGGGCAAAACTGATACTTGATCATGCAGAGAGAATGGATTGTAAAAGATACTTAACTCCGAATGACATTGTGGAGGGCTCGCCGAATTTGAACCTTGCATTTGTGGcacaaatttttcatcaaag GAATGGGCTCTCTACAGACAGCAAAAAGATTTCCTATGCCGAGATGATGACAGATGATGTACAGACTTCTAGAGAAGAAAGATGCTTTCGGCTGTGGATCAACAGTCTTGGAATTGCTACTTATGTCAATAATGTATTTGAAGATgtcagaaatgg GTGGATACTTCTAGAAGTGCTTGACAAGGTTTCTCCTGGATCTGTTAACTGGAGGCAGGCATCAAAGCCTCCAATTAAGATGCCGTTTAGAAAAGTAGAGAACTGCAATCAAGTTATTAGGATTGGGAAGCAGATGAAATTCTCGCTGGTGAATTTAGCTGGAAACGATATTGTACAAGGAAATAAGAAGCTCATACTTG CTTTCCTGTGGCAGTTGATGAGGTTTAATATGCTTCAACTTTTGAAGAATTTAAGATCTCACTCTCAAGGAAAGGATATTACTGATGCTGATATCCTAAATTGGGCAAACGACAAAGTGAAAAGGACAGCCAGATCTTCTCAAGTACAGAGTTTTAAG GATAGGAGTTTGTCAAATGGGATATTCTTCCTTGAGCTTCTTAGTTCTGTGGAGCCTAGGGTTGTCAATTGGAACCTTGTTACTAAGGGTGAAAGTG ATGAAGAAAAGAGGTTGAATGCTACATATATAATCAGTGTTGCCCGAAAGCTTGGTTGTTCCATTTTCTTGTTGCCTGAGGACATCATGGAG GTGAACCAGAAGATGCTTCTCATGCTTACGGCCAGCATTATGTACTGGAGTCTGCAAAAAGCAGTTGAAGAGGCAGAGTCCTCTCCATCCCCTGCCGATACATCTTCTTGTTCAACTATAACTGATGCATCCCCGTCACCATCTATTAACGGCGAGGATGAAATCTCGTCCCTTTGTGGTGAAGTTTCAAACTTAAGTTTTGATGATGCTGCGTCTGACTCTACCGTCTCCTCACTGGTCGAGAATGAGGTGAATTCTGTGGGAGAATGA